One Sulfoacidibacillus ferrooxidans DNA window includes the following coding sequences:
- a CDS encoding UDP-N-acetylmuramoyl-L-alanyl-D-glutamate--2,6-diaminopimelate ligase, with translation MQLRHIVDQIVLKEVRGLLDINVTGISDDSRHVSPGDLFVAYRGGHVDGHQYVQQAVAAGAVAVLVEEPVDVLCTQVIVPSTRRVAPIFAHTILGRPADDLLMVGVTGTNGKTTTVTLIEQILQQAGHATGLIGTIEQRTSKGELRSSSMTTPEAVQLVQTLKEMRELGARYVVMEVSSHALELARVAGIGYRVAVFTNLTQDHLDFHETMQAYGEAKGKLFSRLGNVFTPLADGLLPVAVLNADDPWSRIYAGNTVQQVLTYGIDQEADIRATDVSIAAHGVSFMLRAHHIQKEVHLHMTGRFSVYNALAATAGALALGIDVDTIVSTLEQVTGVPGRFERVEAGQPYTILVDYSHTPDSLENALTTIREFCTGRVFTVVGCGGDRDRKKRPLMAQVAAKYSDVTVLTSDNPRTEDPVCIIDEMEEGIRHLPGVEYVRHTSRVDGIRYALTHATSGDVVLIAGKGHETYQIIGTVKHDFDDRLVAAQIVVEHL, from the coding sequence ATGCAATTGCGTCATATTGTCGATCAGATCGTGTTAAAAGAAGTAAGAGGGCTACTAGATATCAACGTGACAGGAATTAGCGATGATTCACGACACGTATCACCTGGTGATTTATTTGTTGCATATCGCGGAGGACATGTGGATGGTCATCAATATGTGCAACAAGCAGTTGCTGCAGGTGCTGTAGCAGTGTTAGTAGAAGAGCCAGTAGATGTTCTCTGCACGCAAGTGATTGTACCATCGACACGGCGTGTGGCACCCATATTTGCGCATACGATCTTGGGACGGCCAGCGGATGACTTATTGATGGTTGGGGTGACAGGTACGAATGGCAAGACCACGACTGTTACGCTGATTGAGCAAATTCTTCAACAAGCGGGTCATGCTACGGGTTTGATTGGGACGATTGAACAGCGGACGAGTAAAGGCGAGTTGCGTAGTTCCAGTATGACGACTCCAGAAGCTGTGCAACTTGTTCAAACGCTAAAAGAAATGCGTGAGCTCGGTGCGCGCTACGTGGTGATGGAGGTCTCTTCACACGCGCTGGAACTCGCGCGCGTTGCAGGAATTGGCTATCGCGTTGCAGTGTTTACCAATTTGACTCAAGATCATTTGGATTTTCACGAGACGATGCAAGCGTACGGAGAAGCAAAAGGAAAACTATTTAGTCGCCTTGGCAATGTATTTACACCACTGGCCGATGGGTTACTCCCTGTAGCTGTCTTAAATGCAGATGATCCGTGGAGCCGCATCTATGCAGGAAACACGGTGCAACAGGTACTCACGTATGGCATTGATCAAGAGGCAGACATCCGCGCGACTGATGTTTCCATTGCAGCACATGGTGTGAGTTTTATGCTGCGTGCACACCATATTCAAAAGGAAGTGCATCTGCACATGACGGGTCGCTTTAGTGTGTACAATGCGCTCGCCGCAACTGCCGGTGCTCTTGCACTTGGCATTGATGTTGACACGATTGTCTCGACACTAGAACAAGTGACAGGTGTTCCTGGGCGTTTTGAACGAGTCGAGGCAGGGCAACCTTACACGATTTTAGTGGATTACTCGCATACTCCGGATAGTTTAGAAAATGCATTGACTACGATTCGTGAATTCTGCACTGGACGTGTGTTCACTGTTGTAGGTTGTGGCGGTGATCGCGATCGCAAAAAGCGTCCTCTCATGGCACAAGTAGCGGCAAAGTATAGCGATGTGACGGTATTGACTTCGGATAATCCGCGCACTGAAGATCCTGTGTGCATTATTGATGAGATGGAGGAAGGCATCAGACATCTACCTGGTGTGGAGTATGTGCGGCATACATCACGCGTGGATGGCATTCGCTACGCGCTTACACATGCAACGTCTGGCGATGTCGTGCTGATTGCAGGGAAGGGACATGAAACGTATCAAATTATAGGTACCGTGAAACATGACTTTGACGATCGTCTGGTCGCAGCTCAGATCGTTGTGGAGCATCTATGA
- the mraY gene encoding phospho-N-acetylmuramoyl-pentapeptide-transferase, producing the protein MDAQSLSWVLVVAFAIVVLLGPIVIPLLHRFKFGQAIRAEGPARHQKKSGTPTMGGLMIIISVVFTAMRFSNSPTTDILLFAMVGFGVIGLLDDGIKVIRHRNLGLTALQKIILQVIVVVLFYLFLYIRGWHFELFIPGFNTALQLGPFYLVFLTFFMIGTANAVNITDGLDGLATGTTAIAFGAFAAMAWWESQWNVSVFAMATVGALLGFLVYNRHPAKVFMGDTGSLALGGGLAAAAVLTRSEIWLALVGGIFVIEALSVIIQVISFQSFGRRIFRMSPLHHHFELVGWSEWRVVTIFWLFGLAMSLAALYLYVR; encoded by the coding sequence GTGGATGCACAGTCATTATCTTGGGTTTTGGTCGTCGCTTTTGCTATTGTGGTGTTGCTAGGGCCCATCGTCATTCCGTTATTACACAGATTTAAGTTTGGCCAAGCGATTCGTGCAGAGGGTCCTGCCCGTCATCAAAAAAAATCAGGAACACCGACCATGGGTGGACTGATGATCATTATCAGTGTCGTTTTTACCGCTATGCGATTTTCTAATTCGCCAACGACAGATATCTTACTGTTTGCTATGGTAGGGTTTGGCGTGATAGGACTTTTAGATGATGGTATTAAAGTCATACGACATAGAAATTTAGGTTTAACTGCACTACAAAAAATTATCTTACAGGTCATCGTTGTGGTATTGTTTTACTTGTTCTTGTATATTCGCGGGTGGCACTTTGAACTCTTTATTCCAGGGTTCAATACAGCGTTACAATTAGGACCTTTTTATTTGGTGTTCCTCACATTTTTTATGATTGGTACGGCCAATGCAGTCAATATTACAGATGGCTTAGATGGGTTAGCTACAGGGACTACAGCCATCGCTTTTGGAGCTTTTGCTGCTATGGCTTGGTGGGAAAGTCAGTGGAATGTCTCCGTCTTTGCTATGGCTACAGTGGGTGCACTATTGGGGTTTCTAGTATATAACAGACACCCTGCTAAAGTGTTTATGGGTGATACGGGGTCTCTAGCGCTAGGAGGAGGATTGGCAGCCGCCGCTGTGCTCACGCGTTCAGAGATATGGTTAGCTCTCGTTGGTGGAATTTTTGTTATTGAAGCATTGTCTGTCATCATTCAGGTGATCTCATTCCAATCATTTGGACGACGTATATTTAGAATGAGTCCACTTCACCATCATTTTGAATTAGTTGGATGGTCAGAATGGCGAGTTGTTACGATTTTTTGGCTGTTTGGTTTAGCTATGTCGCTTGCGGCGCTTTATTTATATGTAAGGTAA
- a CDS encoding penicillin-binding transpeptidase domain-containing protein has translation MRITQTKVRRRIFLVLLAFVCGASLLIGRLVHVQVIAVQFYNEKAVHLIRRNIPLPAVRGEILDSNGKPLVYTASAASIIAVPRQIKDKQRTAFLLWKIIGGTEQGIYKLLKRPGEMMVYIRPRGRRLDEAKVKAIRALRLPGIYLTEEGKREYPYGDLAAQVLGVTGGDGQGLSGIELQFNKELEGQKGALQFVSNARGEEIPKTDDDYIPPVPGLDIQLTINRQIQQFAQREIQNIVAKYTPDRVTIIVADPKTGAILAMANYPTFNPSNWRNVPQEVYNRNLAIWQTFEPGSTFKIVTLAAALQEKKVDLKERFYDPGYYEVAGHKIKCWKAGGHGSQSYLNVVENSCNPGFVQLGERLGKTQLFSFIKAFGFGAKTGITLPGESKGILFNQSKVGPLELATTAFGQGVSVTPIQQVMAMSAIANGGVLMKPEIVSAYVNPTTGQAVKTFSPVTVRRVISPSVAAQVRGALESVVAQGTGGGAFREGYRIAGKTGTAQVAENGHYSGTHYIVSFIGMAPANNPQLVAYVAIDYPRPKDSPVFGGVIAAPVIGNLMADSLQYLNVPPSVEGIAKKYRYGIDPVQTTIPNLAMRTYKDATRSMIESGTILRVVVVGEGPYVIAQSPQAGTKVPQGSVVRLYLGPTPAGSS, from the coding sequence TTATCGGTCGACTCGTACATGTACAGGTGATCGCTGTTCAGTTTTACAATGAAAAAGCTGTGCATCTTATTCGTCGCAACATCCCATTACCTGCAGTGCGGGGAGAAATTCTTGATTCAAACGGGAAACCGCTCGTTTACACAGCGAGTGCAGCGAGTATAATAGCTGTTCCAAGGCAGATTAAGGATAAACAGCGCACGGCATTTTTACTTTGGAAAATTATCGGAGGCACAGAGCAAGGCATCTATAAATTGTTGAAACGGCCTGGCGAAATGATGGTGTACATCCGCCCGCGTGGCCGAAGACTGGATGAAGCGAAAGTAAAAGCGATTCGTGCACTGCGTCTGCCAGGCATTTATTTGACAGAGGAAGGTAAGCGTGAATACCCATATGGCGATCTTGCGGCACAAGTATTAGGTGTGACGGGTGGAGATGGCCAAGGTTTAAGTGGTATTGAATTGCAGTTTAATAAAGAGTTAGAAGGTCAAAAAGGCGCCCTGCAATTTGTGTCTAATGCACGGGGAGAAGAAATTCCAAAGACGGATGATGACTATATCCCGCCTGTGCCAGGGCTTGACATTCAATTGACGATTAATCGCCAAATCCAACAATTTGCACAGCGTGAGATTCAAAATATCGTAGCGAAGTACACACCTGATCGCGTGACGATTATTGTCGCTGACCCTAAAACAGGCGCGATCTTAGCAATGGCGAATTATCCTACATTTAATCCGTCTAACTGGCGCAATGTTCCACAAGAGGTCTATAATCGCAATCTGGCAATTTGGCAAACTTTTGAACCAGGATCTACTTTTAAAATCGTGACACTGGCAGCAGCTCTGCAAGAGAAAAAAGTGGACTTAAAAGAACGGTTTTATGATCCTGGGTACTACGAAGTTGCAGGTCACAAGATCAAATGTTGGAAAGCTGGCGGGCACGGGTCGCAATCCTATCTCAATGTCGTTGAAAATTCCTGCAATCCAGGTTTTGTTCAATTGGGTGAACGATTGGGTAAAACGCAATTGTTTTCGTTTATTAAAGCATTTGGATTTGGAGCGAAAACAGGTATTACGCTACCTGGAGAAAGTAAAGGGATTTTATTTAATCAAAGTAAAGTGGGACCATTAGAACTTGCTACAACAGCTTTTGGGCAAGGTGTTTCCGTCACTCCGATTCAACAAGTTATGGCGATGTCAGCTATTGCTAATGGTGGAGTGCTAATGAAACCAGAGATTGTAAGCGCCTATGTTAACCCTACGACAGGACAAGCGGTAAAAACATTTTCTCCAGTGACTGTTCGACGTGTGATCTCTCCAAGTGTTGCTGCACAAGTGCGCGGTGCGCTGGAAAGCGTGGTTGCGCAAGGAACAGGTGGCGGCGCGTTTCGTGAGGGTTATCGCATTGCTGGGAAAACGGGAACAGCACAGGTTGCGGAGAATGGACACTATTCTGGGACGCATTATATTGTATCTTTTATTGGTATGGCACCGGCAAATAATCCGCAACTTGTAGCATATGTCGCGATTGATTACCCGCGCCCAAAAGATTCACCTGTGTTTGGCGGCGTAATCGCGGCACCTGTGATTGGCAATCTAATGGCCGATAGTTTGCAGTATCTCAATGTGCCGCCGTCGGTTGAAGGGATCGCCAAAAAATACCGTTATGGTATTGATCCAGTGCAAACGACGATTCCAAATTTGGCTATGCGCACGTATAAAGATGCGACTCGTTCGATGATTGAGAGTGGGACCATTTTACGCGTTGTGGTTGTTGGTGAAGGCCCTTATGTTATTGCGCAGTCGCCACAAGCGGGAACAAAAGTGCCACAAGGTAGTGTCGTGCGACTTTACCTTGGACCGACGCCCGCCGGATCTAGTTGA
- a CDS encoding UDP-N-acetylmuramoyl-tripeptide--D-alanyl-D-alanine ligase, translating to MIRATLSQIAAVLHALSPAQDIEFHGVSTDSRQVSPRALYIPLRGEHFDGHDFVRAALDNGASSFLWDQSLPVPTEVSHVPHVLVTDTLQALQSIALFYRRELGVKVVAITGSNGKTSTKDLVAQVLSVQFNTYKTEGNLNNHIGLPLSILRMPENTEIAVLEMGMNALLEIARLCEIAQPDVGVITNIGEAHIGMLGSRENIARAKWELIESLQPGALAILPDDEPLIQDLTVPPGVDVWYVGESPEAQLQISRYHPVDGGCSFVILPDQLTVNLPIHGKHQARNALCAFACAKFFAIDGTSVASALGKSSLTHMRMEVVELSDTLTLINDAYNAAPSSTYAALTVLQELPCDYRIAVLGDMMELGQESERLHAKVGVAVMHSGTNALLAVGDYAQYMVQEVNESASFQVATAANITDAWPILQSLIQSNQSIGKTVILLKASRKMQFEQLVILLKDFFMH from the coding sequence ATGATTCGCGCTACGTTGTCTCAAATCGCCGCCGTATTGCATGCATTATCTCCAGCCCAAGATATTGAATTTCACGGAGTTAGCACCGATTCGCGTCAGGTCTCTCCTAGGGCACTTTATATCCCCTTACGCGGAGAGCATTTTGATGGGCATGACTTTGTACGTGCGGCACTAGATAACGGAGCAAGTAGTTTTTTGTGGGATCAATCGCTGCCTGTGCCAACGGAAGTAAGCCATGTACCACATGTACTTGTTACAGACACACTGCAAGCACTTCAGAGCATAGCTTTGTTTTATCGCCGCGAACTCGGTGTAAAGGTTGTTGCGATTACTGGAAGCAATGGCAAAACATCGACGAAAGATCTTGTTGCACAAGTTCTTTCTGTGCAGTTTAACACGTACAAAACAGAAGGCAATTTGAATAATCATATTGGCTTGCCGCTCTCTATTTTGCGTATGCCTGAAAACACAGAGATAGCCGTTCTAGAGATGGGTATGAATGCTCTTTTGGAGATTGCAAGATTGTGTGAGATTGCACAACCAGACGTAGGTGTGATTACCAATATAGGTGAAGCGCACATTGGTATGCTTGGATCGCGCGAAAATATTGCACGTGCAAAGTGGGAATTGATTGAATCCTTGCAACCTGGAGCGCTTGCTATCTTGCCAGATGATGAGCCGCTCATTCAGGATCTTACCGTACCGCCTGGAGTTGATGTGTGGTATGTTGGAGAATCTCCCGAAGCACAGTTACAAATTTCCCGCTATCATCCGGTAGATGGTGGATGTAGCTTTGTGATTTTACCTGATCAACTCACGGTGAACCTTCCTATCCACGGTAAACATCAAGCGAGGAATGCACTGTGTGCGTTTGCGTGTGCAAAGTTCTTTGCGATCGATGGCACGAGCGTGGCATCTGCGTTAGGAAAATCATCACTCACACACATGCGCATGGAAGTAGTGGAGTTGTCAGATACGCTCACGCTGATTAACGATGCGTATAATGCTGCGCCTTCCTCAACATACGCGGCGTTAACGGTTTTGCAAGAACTACCTTGTGACTATCGCATTGCAGTGCTTGGCGATATGATGGAACTCGGACAAGAGAGTGAGCGTCTACATGCTAAAGTAGGAGTAGCTGTCATGCATAGTGGTACAAATGCATTACTTGCAGTCGGGGACTATGCGCAATACATGGTACAGGAAGTGAACGAGTCTGCTTCCTTTCAAGTGGCAACTGCAGCAAATATCACGGACGCTTGGCCCATTTTACAATCCTTGATACAGTCTAACCAAAGTATAGGGAAAACGGTCATCCTCCTTAAGGCGAGTCGAAAAATGCAATTTGAACAACTTGTGATCTTATTAAAAGATTTTTTTATGCACTAA